One window of Xylocopa sonorina isolate GNS202 chromosome 9, iyXylSono1_principal, whole genome shotgun sequence genomic DNA carries:
- the 128up gene encoding GTP-binding protein 128up gives MSTILEKIASIEAEMARTQKNKATSGHLGLLKAKLAKLRRELITPKGGGGGGEQGFEVAKTGDARIGFVGFPSVGKSTLLSTLAGVYSEVAAYEFTTLTTVPGCIKYKGAKIQLLDLPGIIEGAKDGKGRGRQVIAVARTCSLIFIVLDVLKPLGHKRLIEHELEGFGLRLNKQPPNITFRKKDKGGINFQTTCAQSELDLETVKSILSEYRIHNADITLRYDATSDDLIDVIEGNRVYVPCIYLLNKIDQISIEELDIIYKIPHCVPISAHHKWNFDDLLEKMWEYLQLVRIYTKPKGQLPDYNSPVVLNRERRTVEDFCNKLHRSIAKEFKYALVWGSSVKHQPQKVGKDHVLCDEDVVQIVKKV, from the exons ATGAGCACAATACTGGAGAAGATCGCTTCCATCGAGGCCGAG ATGGCCCGTACCCAAAAGAATAAAGCCACGTCCGGTCATTTGGGTTTGTTAAAAGCAAAGTTGGCTAAATTGAGGCGAGAGCTAATAACTCCAAaaggtggcggtggtggtggagaGCAAGGTTTCGAAGTAGCTAAAACCGGTGATGCTAGGATAGGGTTCGTTG GTTTCCCTTCGGTGGGTAAATCTACGCTATTGAGTACTCTTGCCGGTGTTTATTCAGAAGTCGCAGCATACGAATTTACTACTCTAACCACTGTTCCTGGTTGTATAAAATACAAAGGCGCAAAGATACAG CTGCTCGATCTCCCTGGGATCATCGAAGGTGCGAAAGATGGCAAGGGACGTGGTAGACAAGTAATAGCAGTTGCGAGAACCTGCAGTTTGATATTCATCGTTCTGGATGTATTGAAACCACTCGGGCACAAAAGATTAATAGAACACGAGCTTGAGGGGTTTGGTTTGCGATTAAATAAACAGCCGCCTAATATTACGTTCCGTAAGAAGGATAAAGGCGGGATTAATTTCCAAACTACG TGCGCGCAATCGGAACTCGATTTAGAAACGGTGAAAAGTATTCTGTCGGAATATAGAATTCACAATGCCGACATTACTTTGCGATACGACGCGACGTCCGACGATTTGATCGATGTCATCGAAGGGAAtcgtgtctacgtaccgtgtaTTTATCTGCTGAACAAAATAG ATCAAATTAGCATCGAAGAACTGGATATCATTTATAAAATACCGCACTGCGTACCTATCTCTGCCCATCATAAGTGGAACTTTGACGATCTGCTCGAGAAGATGTGGGAATACCTGCAGCTGGTCAGAAT ATATACCAAGCCAAAGGGTCAACTTCCGGATTACAATTCTCCGGTAGTGTTGAACAGGGAGAGACGAACGGTCGAAGATTTTTGCAACAAACTACACCGATCTATCGCGAAGGAGTTCAAGTA CGCCCTCGTATGGGGATCGTCCGTCAAGCATCAACCGCAGAAAGTAGGGAAAGATCACGTGCTATGCGACGAGGATGTCGTGCAGATTGTGAAAAAAGTCTAA
- the Dila gene encoding centrosomal protein dilatory: MGVDIYIYIYFYLSLSVSSAFSVPPVLSVNLSIYLSIHPSVCLSIHPSIHLSIYLSISGAMFAVFLSFSSRGSWRVLSVTLVRGLAGRSWWISALYQARGFLPAVTAATPSFRSILSRCTYRHPRPRPRPHPRPLLLPTSSPATTSPHARLSLPTDYRCLRVYPTIEPKVATQCSRLPRSLPETVLPCVHPAANPLPIRSTITSQLCVTAVSPWLRRYFLTVPAFLDDRPVATPANNTETALSSDATAFASIMINIAHRRIVGKPPSANGSLPAARDEEIRETREIPDGNRNVCSFEQLCDMITELERDITDKLPSNLDFDNDSSERDLLFQLEPEKDRSEGMRPGEHFTTTYDDIMSFLTNLEDGSPGEANVPEVEGTILEEIFGNSPQLSLPSVSYDSVARPTFKEDLATALLQLEEKDAAISVLKEELKSERNAAREKLEGEKKRNGRKFHEQEEKYKGIVRRHQKFIEELISEKTVLTEKCNSLAQRVKEIEMKMERDSKAAADRHAVELQKAKERFAAAEKIKRERWIEARTTKIKEMTVKGLEPELRNIMERHAEEIQRLRNVHAKELQDTELRIVRRSNEQLEQLRLELTASHERMLSNETNILRARYQEKLEQQENMFETQRTKLSDELRLAREKFEEEQAKRDAEREDSLQRVHSRYQQEIETLKQQHSNEKIMIRESLKVEWEAWLADYNRQQRLRMEQTENKIREECYRERDRQIELVIERLEKDSRNAKFTLEQNFDRKFRTLKEKFELDLRTATDNEQVHKGKLIEATDALEKTKIELDQTEAKLQQLTSELSNANQVIARLSVEKDDARKLARQEIEGEKRDLEEKIASLYQEITRMDRDREESMARIHSRIKLVMTQKVLTIKNLTKELNDAKSKMKHLEKLLDQQRKEYILKSL; encoded by the exons ATGGgtgtagatatatatatatatatatatttctatctctctctgtCCGTCAGTTCCGCGTTCTCTGTTCCTCCGGTTCTCTCGGTCAATCTAtccatctatctatctatccatCCGTCTGTCTGTCTAtctatccatccatccatccatctatctatctatctatctatctctggCGCGATGTTCGcggtttttctctctttctctagccGGGGATCCTGGCGTGTTCTCTCGGTTACTCTTGTCCGGGGTTTAGCCGGCCGTTCGTGGTGGATTTCCGCACTGTATCAGGCCCG TGGCTTCCTCCCAGCGGTTACTGCGGCGACTCCTAGTTTTAGATCGATTCTCTCTCGGTGTACGTACAGACACCCTCGCCCTCGCCCTCGCCCTCACCCACGGCCTCTCCTTCTCCCCACGAGTTCACCCGCAACAACCTCGCCCCACGCGCGCCTCTCTCTTCCGACCGACTACCGCTGCCTTCGCGTATACCCCACGATCGAGCCCAAAGTGGCTACCCAGTGTTCCCGTCTACCCCGATCCCTCCCAGAGACGGTGCTGCCTTGCGTCCACCCTGCTGCCAACCCTCTACCGATCCGCTCAACGATAACGTCCCAGCTCTGCGTTACCGCCGTATCCCCCTGGCTCCGTCGATACTTTCTCACCGTTCCCGCTTTCCTTGACGACCGTCCCGTTGCCACGCCCGCAAATAACACGGAAACTGCCCTTTCCTCGGACGCTACCGCGTTCGCGTCGATTATGATCAACATCGCCCATCGAAGGATCGTTGGGAAGCCACCGTCTGCGAACGGATCGTTACCAGCCGCTCGAGATGAAGAGATCCGCGAGACACGCGAGATACCGGATGGGAATCGAAACGTGTGCTCGTTCGAGCAACTTTGCGACATGATCACCGAGCTGGAGAGAGACATCACCGATAAACTTCCATCGAACCTGGATTTCGACAACGACTCGAGCGAGAGGGATCTCTTGTTCCAATTGGAACCGGAAAAGGACAGATCGGAAGGGATGAGACCTGGCGAACATTTCACCACCACGTACGACGATATAATGTCCTTTTTGACGAACCTCGAAGACG GTTCACCTGGTGAGGCGAACGTGCCGGAAGTAGAGGGAACGATACTCGAAGAGATATTCGGTAATTCGCCGCAACTTTCCTTACCTTCAGTTAGCTACGATAG CGTAGCTCGACCAACGTTCAAGGAAGACTTGGCCACAGCGTTGTTGCAGCTCGAAGAGAAGGATGCAGCGATATCTGTTCTAAAGGAAGAGCTGAAATCGGAGAGAAATGCGGCTCGCGAGAAACTCGAAGGTGAAAAGAAGAGGAACGGTCGCAAGTTCCACGAGCAGGAAGAGAAGTACAAGGGGATCGTTAGGAGGCATCAAAAGTTCATCGAGGAACTGATCTCGGAGAAAACTGTGCTAACAGAGAAATGCAACTCGTTGGCGCAGAGGGTGAAGGAGATCGAGATGAAAATGGAACGAGATTCGAAAGCCGCGGCTGACAGACACGCGGTCGAATTGCAGAAGGCGAAGGAACGATTCGCCGCGGCGGAGAAGATCAAACGGGAACGATGGATAGAGGCCAGGACGACGAAGATCAAG GAAATGACGGTGAAAGGGTTGGAGCCGGAACTGCGTAACATAATGGAACGGCACGCGGAGGAGATTCAAAGGTTGAGAAATGTGCACGCGAAGGAACTGCAGGACACGGAATTGAGGATCGTACGTCGTTCGAATGAACAACTGGAGCAACTGCGTCTCGAGTTGACGGCCAGTCACGAGAGGATGCTGAGCAACGAGACGAACATCTTACGAGCCAG GTACCAGGAGAAACTGGAACAGCAGGAAAATATGTTTGAAACGCAACGAACGAAGCTCTCGGACGAGCTGCGCTTAGCTAGGGAAAAGTTCGAAGAGGAACAAGCGAAACGAGATGCCGAGCGAGAGGACAGCTTGCAGAGGGTGCATTCGAGGTATCAG CAAGAAATCGAGACTCTCAAGCAGCAACATTCGAACGAGAAAATTATGATTCGCGAGTCGTTGAAAGTGGAATGGGAAGCTTGGTTGGCCGACTACAACAGGCAACAAAGGTTGAGAATGGAACAAACTGAGAACAAAATAAGAGAAGAGTGTTACAGAGAGAGGGATCGTCAGATCGAGCTTGTTATCGAACGTTTAGAGAAAGATTCTCGAAACGCAAAGTTTACGCTTGAACAAAATTTTGATCGCAAGTTTAG GACGCTCAAGGAGAAGTTCGAATTAGATTTGCGAACGGCGACAGACAATGAACAGGTTCATAAAGGTAAGTTAATAGAGGCAACGGATGCGTTGGAAAAAACTAAAATTGAACTGGATCAAACGGAAGCCAAATTGCAGCAATTGACGTCCGAGTTGAGTAATGCCAATCAG GTAATTGCACGGCTGAGTGTGGAAAAGGATGATGCGAGAAAGTTGGCCAGACAAGAAATCGAAGGAGAGAAGAGGGACTTGGAAGAAAAGATTGCCTCGCTTTACCAAGAGATAACTCGAATGGATAGAGACAGAGAGGAATCGATGGCTCGAATACACAGCAG AATAAAATTAGTAATGACGCAGAAGGTTCTAACGATCAAAAATTTGACCAAAGAATTGAACGACGCGAAATCGAAAATGAAACACTTGGAGAAATTGCTGGACCAACAACGGAAAGAATATATTCTAAAAAGTTTATAA
- the LOC143427680 gene encoding uncharacterized protein LOC143427680, whose translation MNSMGRLLSLLWVSVTFGVCVFGLQRPPPRYSQQYMPETSFNCRNKIVGSYYADPETDCQVFHVCVSVSGTIQDYKFLCPNDTAFDQESQTCADWYDVDCEAATLYYASDNFDLYRIGSGLESLHYDSIRSDAEPQDHLQRSETSDPVRSSANTLNRVASGSFNGNRDLRGSNSGNYYNNRNGKEDNYESEKSYKDEVAHDSKKKTGVRKVSRKQQYDNGNNNYVPSSTFAPVAVASAAAAAPPPPPPPPSNQNTYTGFYSGNNYNQKANGFVAATSVRPQENYNRNQNTQKYNTPSPTPSSTYRPSTSYQSNYNNFQSPSTTAKTTIYNNVYNNANTNYNQQNPGGFSQSTTLKPTSYQKNYNQNYNNGGQFVQSTTLQPSTNYQGNDYTNYQRNYNNIQRGTNNAPTSYQSTTGAPTVYDNNYDNTNNNNGQYRTGTTRQDISQATTKYFPSFASSSYAPTTYSPPTKKYIATDNSQAQSAVRSSEVGQFFEKSSQSVKSSSQYYDSTKAPKKATQYNNYDGSNGKYYTETSTGNYDLARSSVGIGFSPASINHLAETPRSTTPVPRRISTATTYNPNSFNSNTQRPPQSPTTSRGSTYVSGSARPFSSTTRLASSTTTPRPKTGKKNDYDYAYYDNTAGLEYDALDLEQVTRNKESTKIARN comes from the exons ATGAATTCCATGGGGAGGCTTCTCTCGCTACTATGGG TGTCTGTTACATTTGGAGTCTGCGTCTTCGGGCTCCAGCGACCACCACCCAGGTACTCGCAACAATACATGCCGGAAACATCGTTCAATTGTCGCAATAAAATCGTAGGAAGCTATTACGCCGACCCGGAGACCGATTGCCAGGTGTTCCACGTCTGCGTGTCTGTATCCGGTACCATCCAGGATTACAA GTTCCTGTGCCCCAACGACACAGCATTCGACCAGGAAAGTCAGACGTGCGCGGATTGGTACGACGTAGACTGCGAGGCAGCCACTCTGTACTACGCCAGCGACAACTTCGACTTGTACAGAATCGGTTCTGGCCTGGAATCGCTTCACTACGACAGCATACGTAGCGATGCCGAGCCTCAGGACCATCTTCAACGATCCGAGACGAGCGACCCCGTTCGTTCCTCGGCGAACACCCTGAACAGAGTCGCGTCTGGTAGCTTCAATGGTAACCGTGATCTGAGAGGCAGCAACAGTGGCAATTACTATAACAACAGAAACGGAAAAGAGGATAATTACGAGAGCGAGAAATCGTATAAAGACGAGGTTGCTCATGACAGCAAGAAGAAGACTGGGGTCAGAAAGGTCAGCAGGAAACAGCAGTACGACAATGGCAATAATAATTACGTACCTTCGAGTACATTTGCCCCTGTGGCTGTTGcttctgctgctgctgccgctcctccacctcctcctcctcctcctagcAATCAGAATACTTACACCGGCTTCTACAGTGGTAACAATTATAATCAGAAAGCAAATGGCTTTGTAGCCGCGACCAGTGTAAGGCCCCAAGAGAATTACAACAGGAATCAGAACACGCAAAAGTATAACACTCCATCGCCTACACCATCGTCGACTTACAGGCCCAGTACCAGCTACCAGAGTAATTACAACAACTTCCAATCCCCCAGCACGACTGCCAAGACTACCATTTATAACAACGTTTACAACAACGCTAATACCAATTACAACCAACAGAATCCAGGTGGTTTCAGTCAGAGTACCACGTTGAAGCCGACTAGCTACCAAAAGAATTACAATCAGAATTATAATAACGGCGGACAGTTCGTACAGTCGACGACGTTGCAACCAAGCACCAATTACCAAGGGAACGACTACACGAATTACCAGAGGAATTACAATAACATCCAACGTGGCACTAATAACGCGCCCACGTCGTATCAGTCGACCACCGGCGCGCCAACCGTTTACGACAACAATTACGACAACACCAACAACAATAACGGACAGTACAGAACTGGTACTACCAGGCAAGATATCTCTCAGGCGACCACAAAGTACTTCCCCAGTTTCGCGAGCAGCAGCTACGCGCCGACCACCTACAGTCCACCTACTAAAAAGTACATCGCCACCGACAACAGCCAAGCCCAAAGCGCTGTGAGGAGCAGCGAGGTCGGGCAATTCTTCGAGAAGTCCAGTCAATCCGTTAAAAGTTCGTCCCAGTACTACGACAGTACCAAGGCGCCGAAGAAGGCCACGCAGTACAACAACTACGACGGATCGAACGGGAAGTACTACACGGAGACCAGCACCGGAAACTACGATCTGGCCAGATCCTCGGTTGGAATTGGATTCAGTCCCGCCAGTATCAACCATTTAGCTGAGACCCCAAGATCGACCACTCCAGTGCCAAG GAGAATCTCGACAGCCACCACGTACAATCCTAACAGTTTCAACTCGAATACTCAGAGACCACCGCAGTCGCCAACCACTTCCAGAGGAAGTACCTACGTCAGCGGTTCCGCCAGGCCCTTCTCATCGACGACGAGACTAGCTAGCAGCACCACTACGCCAAGACCAAAAACTGGGAAGAAGAACGACTACGATTACGCCTACTACGATAACACTGCCGGATTAGAGTACGACGCCCTCGACTTGGAACAAGTAACCAGAAACAAGGAGTCGACCAAGATCGCGAGGAATTGA